A portion of the Streptomyces platensis genome contains these proteins:
- a CDS encoding TetR/AcrR family transcriptional regulator — MSAASTPSPSSPPGVRPATTGRGRPPKLDQARTVEVALVLLDEVGLDALTMRRLAEAMEVRAGALYRYFATKHELLTAMAEVLLADCLDRPFRSPDWSERVAELARRMRTALLGHRDGARVYAGTHATGAHTLGFADALIGVLREAGFTADDAGRAALTVVHFTLGHTLEEQAARQGADAGPADPERLRAAVAPGQYPHLTAALPVVTSTDFTAHFEFGLGLLLQGLRALGPGTAQPGTGG, encoded by the coding sequence ATGAGCGCCGCGTCAACCCCCAGCCCGTCCAGCCCGCCCGGCGTCCGGCCCGCCACCACGGGGCGGGGCCGGCCCCCGAAGCTCGACCAGGCGCGGACCGTCGAGGTCGCCCTGGTGCTGCTGGACGAGGTCGGGCTGGACGCGCTGACCATGCGGCGGCTGGCCGAGGCCATGGAGGTACGGGCCGGTGCGCTCTACCGCTACTTCGCCACCAAGCACGAGCTGCTGACCGCGATGGCCGAGGTGCTGCTGGCCGACTGTCTCGACCGGCCGTTCCGGTCGCCGGACTGGAGCGAGCGCGTGGCCGAACTGGCCCGCCGGATGCGTACGGCGCTCCTGGGCCACCGCGACGGCGCGCGCGTCTACGCCGGTACGCACGCCACCGGCGCGCACACCCTCGGTTTCGCCGACGCCCTCATCGGCGTCCTGCGGGAGGCGGGCTTCACCGCCGACGACGCGGGCCGGGCCGCGCTCACGGTCGTCCACTTCACCCTCGGCCACACCCTGGAGGAGCAGGCCGCCCGCCAGGGTGCGGACGCCGGTCCGGCGGACCCGGAACGGCTGCGCGCGGCGGTGGCCCCGGGGCAGTACCCCCATCTCACCGCCGCGTTGCCGGTGGTGACGAGTACGGATTTCACCGCCCACTTCGAATTCGGGCTGGGGCTGCTGCTCCAGGGCCTGCGCGCCCTCGGACCCGGCACCGCGCAACCGGGGACCGGCGGGTGA
- a CDS encoding alpha/beta hydrolase, whose translation MTLTDEDCLAETQAFNKQFETTAVSRPAREGTPDAALLAALRRNRLGGDTPPVRLPQGQDRVIEGGVKVRVFVPDHVEGVYLHFHGGGWVFGAADGQDERLWQLAEQARLAVVSVDYRLAPEHPYPAGPDDCEAAARWLVQHAATEFGTQRLLTGGESAGAHLSVVTLLRLRDRHGITGAFRAAHLLFGPYDLSMTPSQRSFGSRRLLSNTDTLRQTYELFTPGTGPEQRRDPEISPLFADLAGLPPARIVVGTEDPLLDDSLFLAGRWQAAGAPVHLGVVAGAMHGFTLFPLTITERELRRQREFLSTTGR comes from the coding sequence ATGACGCTCACCGATGAGGACTGCCTCGCCGAAACTCAGGCATTCAACAAGCAATTCGAGACCACTGCCGTGAGCCGCCCGGCGCGCGAAGGGACGCCGGACGCGGCCCTGCTGGCCGCCCTGCGGCGCAACCGGCTCGGTGGCGACACACCACCGGTGAGGCTGCCGCAGGGCCAGGACCGTGTCATTGAGGGCGGGGTGAAGGTACGGGTCTTCGTGCCGGACCACGTGGAGGGCGTGTACCTGCACTTCCACGGCGGCGGCTGGGTGTTCGGTGCGGCGGACGGGCAGGACGAGCGGCTGTGGCAGCTCGCCGAGCAGGCACGGCTGGCCGTGGTCAGCGTGGACTACCGCCTCGCGCCGGAACACCCGTACCCCGCCGGGCCCGACGACTGCGAGGCCGCCGCCCGGTGGCTGGTGCAGCACGCCGCGACCGAGTTCGGCACCCAACGGCTGCTGACCGGGGGCGAATCGGCCGGTGCCCACCTCAGTGTCGTGACGCTGCTGCGGCTTCGTGACCGGCACGGCATCACCGGCGCGTTCCGGGCGGCCCATCTGCTCTTCGGCCCCTACGACCTGTCCATGACGCCGAGCCAGCGCTCGTTCGGATCCAGGCGGCTGCTGAGCAATACGGACACGCTGCGGCAGACCTACGAGCTGTTCACGCCCGGCACGGGGCCGGAACAGCGCCGCGATCCCGAGATCTCCCCGCTTTTCGCCGACCTCGCCGGTCTGCCGCCCGCACGGATCGTCGTCGGCACCGAAGATCCGCTGCTGGACGACTCGCTGTTCCTGGCCGGGCGGTGGCAGGCGGCCGGCGCGCCCGTGCACCTCGGTGTCGTCGCCGGCGCCATGCACGGCTTCACGCTGTTCCCGCTGACCATCACCGAGCGGGAACTGCGGCGCCAGCGGGAATTCCTGTCCACCACGGGACGGTAG
- a CDS encoding helix-turn-helix transcriptional regulator, producing the protein MNRTARLYALVEELRAAAPRPLTVAALAARFEVSGRTVQRDLQALMETGVPVRTTPGRGGGWSIDPDMTLPPIHFTTEEASALAVALAAADAAAPYAAAARTAAQKIAASMSGPASAAAQDLAARIVALPSPAHATVRTAVEQALTTHTVLRLSYTDAAGRVSDRVVEPAGLLTAKGRWYLIAWCRTRQAGRGFRLDRITAAAPTTEQAQPHDLTELLRASAAADAVRPTTLAPLTTPR; encoded by the coding sequence ATGAACCGCACTGCCCGGCTCTATGCGCTGGTCGAAGAGTTGCGCGCGGCGGCGCCGCGGCCGCTGACGGTCGCGGCGCTGGCCGCGCGGTTCGAGGTGAGCGGGCGCACGGTGCAGCGCGACCTCCAGGCGCTGATGGAGACCGGTGTCCCGGTACGCACCACCCCCGGGCGGGGCGGCGGCTGGTCGATCGACCCGGACATGACCCTGCCCCCGATCCACTTCACCACCGAGGAAGCCTCGGCCCTGGCCGTCGCCCTCGCCGCGGCCGACGCCGCCGCCCCGTACGCCGCCGCGGCCCGCACGGCGGCTCAGAAGATCGCGGCCTCGATGTCCGGCCCCGCCTCGGCGGCCGCACAGGACCTCGCCGCACGGATCGTCGCGCTGCCCTCGCCCGCCCACGCCACGGTCCGCACCGCGGTGGAACAGGCCCTCACCACCCACACGGTGCTGCGGCTGTCCTACACCGACGCGGCGGGACGCGTGAGCGACCGCGTGGTGGAACCGGCCGGACTGCTCACCGCCAAGGGCAGGTGGTACCTCATCGCCTGGTGCCGCACGCGCCAGGCAGGCCGGGGCTTCCGGCTGGACCGCATCACCGCAGCGGCTCCCACTACGGAGCAGGCGCAGCCGCACGACCTGACGGAACTCCTGCGCGCCTCGGCGGCGGCCGACGCGGTGCGGCCCACCACGCTGGCTCCCCTCACCACCCCGCGGTGA
- a CDS encoding FAD-dependent monooxygenase, protein MDAATEVADEVDVLVVGAGPTGLMLGAELALGGVRVQILERRTAAQRDSRALTLHPRSIELMDQRGLVERFLARGRAVPEWHFAGLATRLDFSALDTRHGYTLFLAQARTEQLLTERARELAVPVRRGYEVVGLRQDADGDGAGPTGLGLARRDGERGGRTAAGGVEVDVREPGGGLRTVRARYLVGCDGGRSAVRRAAGIAFPGTDETLTGVLGDFAVVDPAALDRARAAGVLVAPLEADGPADGPADGPAEGRAGGLTRLVLIDPRRMRTPSAEPLTPEEFRSSLVDLCGTDCGVAQPRWLSRFGNATRLAARYRAGRVLLAGDAAHIHFPAAGQGLNTGLQDAMNLGWKLAAEINGWAPPGLLDSYHAERHPVGQAVTENTEVQTLLMELTLLPPYQRPAAALRTLLTELLGIEEVNRRLAGRISALDTAYPPTAADADPLAGRRMPDIALTAAGSAAVRVHELLPPGRFVLLDLAGDEQLRQTVTPGWGPRVTALTVTRHDHRADLDGVREILIRPDGHIAWATRAPSLPDRRIERHRALTDWAGTPAQG, encoded by the coding sequence ATGGACGCCGCTACCGAAGTGGCCGACGAGGTCGATGTGCTCGTGGTGGGTGCGGGGCCGACCGGGCTGATGCTCGGCGCCGAACTGGCGCTGGGCGGCGTACGGGTGCAGATCCTTGAGCGGCGGACCGCGGCGCAGCGGGATTCACGGGCGCTGACCCTGCACCCGCGCAGTATCGAGCTGATGGACCAACGCGGCCTGGTGGAACGCTTCCTGGCCCGCGGACGCGCCGTACCGGAGTGGCACTTCGCCGGACTGGCCACCCGGCTGGACTTCAGCGCGCTGGACACCCGGCACGGCTACACCCTGTTCCTCGCCCAGGCCCGCACCGAGCAGCTGCTGACGGAGCGCGCCCGCGAACTCGCCGTGCCGGTCCGGCGCGGATACGAGGTGGTCGGGCTGCGCCAGGACGCCGACGGTGACGGCGCAGGGCCGACCGGGCTCGGCCTCGCGCGCCGCGACGGCGAGCGGGGCGGGCGCACGGCGGCGGGCGGTGTCGAGGTGGACGTCCGCGAGCCCGGGGGCGGCCTGCGGACCGTCCGCGCACGGTATCTGGTCGGCTGCGACGGCGGACGGAGCGCGGTACGGCGGGCCGCCGGCATCGCGTTCCCCGGCACCGACGAGACCCTGACCGGCGTACTGGGGGATTTCGCGGTCGTGGACCCGGCAGCCCTCGACCGTGCGCGCGCCGCCGGTGTCCTGGTCGCCCCGCTGGAGGCGGACGGACCGGCGGACGGGCCGGCAGACGGACCGGCAGAGGGGCGGGCCGGCGGCCTCACCCGCCTCGTCCTCATCGACCCGCGGCGGATGCGCACACCGTCCGCCGAACCGCTGACACCGGAGGAGTTCCGCAGCTCCCTGGTGGACCTCTGCGGCACCGACTGCGGGGTGGCGCAGCCCCGTTGGCTGTCGCGGTTCGGCAACGCCACCCGCCTCGCCGCCCGTTACCGCGCCGGACGCGTCCTGCTGGCCGGCGATGCCGCCCATATCCACTTCCCGGCCGCCGGACAGGGCCTCAACACCGGACTCCAGGACGCGATGAACCTCGGCTGGAAACTCGCCGCCGAGATCAACGGCTGGGCCCCGCCCGGACTGCTCGACAGCTACCACGCCGAGCGGCATCCGGTCGGACAAGCGGTCACCGAGAACACCGAGGTCCAGACGCTGCTGATGGAGCTGACCTTGCTTCCCCCGTATCAGCGCCCAGCCGCCGCGCTACGCACCCTGCTCACGGAGCTCCTGGGCATCGAGGAGGTCAACCGCCGCCTGGCCGGCCGGATTTCCGCGCTCGACACGGCCTATCCGCCCACCGCCGCCGACGCCGACCCCCTGGCGGGACGGCGGATGCCCGATATCGCCCTGACGGCGGCCGGTTCCGCGGCCGTCCGCGTCCACGAGCTCCTGCCGCCCGGCCGGTTCGTCCTGCTGGACCTCGCGGGCGACGAGCAGCTGCGGCAGACCGTCACCCCGGGCTGGGGCCCCCGGGTGACCGCCCTGACCGTCACCCGCCATGACCACCGCGCCGACCTCGACGGGGTACGGGAGATCCTCATCCGCCCCGACGGCCATATCGCCTGGGCCACCCGCGCACCCTCCCTGCCGGACCGCCGCATCGAGCGCCACCGCGCCCTGACCGACTGGGCCGGCACCCCGGCCCAGGGGTAG
- a CDS encoding chitin-binding protein yields MRRKIAFLGALALTGGLVAFAPSGAHAITGVITYHTRPDNRPHEILDPGDDHCYGVGDGYGEVDNDTPTDLVLYNGRDCTGSVVTVVRARGWLTARFGSLQLSSDGPREEVPSADEDRSEDPDRSDNPDRSDDRDPADNDRDPATNDRPNRSDGQDPADRPDRSDARDSSGSSDPSDDLDHSDHPGDTQDPDRSEDRDRPASSASPVDPVNAGTPGRHGRPGRPGAAG; encoded by the coding sequence GTGCGACGCAAGATCGCTTTCCTTGGTGCGCTGGCTCTCACCGGGGGGCTCGTCGCGTTCGCTCCCTCCGGCGCGCATGCCATCACCGGCGTCATCACGTACCACACCCGGCCCGACAACCGGCCGCACGAGATCCTCGACCCCGGCGACGACCACTGCTACGGAGTGGGGGACGGCTACGGCGAGGTGGACAACGACACCCCCACCGACCTCGTCCTGTACAACGGCCGCGACTGCACCGGCTCCGTGGTGACCGTCGTGCGCGCCCGCGGCTGGCTCACCGCGAGGTTCGGCAGCCTCCAGCTGAGCTCGGACGGCCCCCGCGAAGAGGTCCCCTCCGCCGACGAGGACCGCTCCGAGGACCCGGACCGCTCGGACAATCCGGACCGCTCCGACGACCGCGACCCCGCCGACAACGACCGGGACCCGGCCACCAACGACCGCCCGAACCGCTCCGACGGCCAGGACCCGGCGGACCGCCCGGACCGCTCCGACGCCCGGGACTCCTCCGGCAGCTCCGACCCCTCGGACGACTTGGACCACTCCGACCACCCGGGGGACACGCAGGACCCCGACCGTTCGGAGGACCGCGACCGGCCCGCAAGTTCGGCAAGCCCGGTGGACCCGGTCAACGCGGGGACCCCGGGACGCCATGGACGACCGGGCCGCCCGGGGGCGGCGGGCTGA
- a CDS encoding Fpg/Nei family DNA glycosylase: MPELPDVEAFRGILASCVQGRRIRRTEVYDAGVLHGVSAGRLRRELTGRRFAEPERRGKWLLARTDGPTVLLHFGMTGELVCAGSGEPAHAHDRVVFTVTGGRQLRYRDQRKLQGLWLVDEAGLDRMLRDQGPDAATLTRKGCEAVLAGRRGSLKSVLMDQSALAGLGNLLVDEILWRARLHPARRAGALSADEHGRLHTALRRTLRSAVRAGRVPPRSSWLTGRRDDPGASCPRCGAALCRMRLAGRGTVWCPDCQPAPTAGGET; encoded by the coding sequence ATGCCCGAGCTGCCCGACGTCGAGGCGTTCCGGGGGATCCTGGCCTCCTGTGTGCAGGGGAGGCGGATCCGGCGGACCGAGGTGTACGACGCGGGCGTGCTGCACGGGGTGAGTGCCGGGCGGCTGCGCCGGGAGCTGACCGGCCGCCGGTTCGCCGAACCGGAGCGGCGCGGCAAGTGGCTGCTCGCGCGCACCGACGGCCCCACCGTGCTGCTGCACTTCGGGATGACCGGGGAGCTGGTGTGCGCCGGCTCCGGTGAACCGGCGCACGCCCATGACCGGGTGGTGTTCACGGTGACCGGCGGACGGCAGCTCCGCTACCGCGACCAGCGCAAACTCCAGGGCCTGTGGCTGGTCGACGAGGCCGGGCTGGACCGGATGCTGCGCGATCAGGGGCCGGACGCGGCGACGCTGACCCGTAAGGGGTGCGAGGCGGTGCTCGCCGGACGGCGCGGCAGCCTCAAGTCGGTCCTCATGGACCAGTCGGCGCTGGCCGGGCTCGGCAATCTGCTCGTCGACGAGATCCTGTGGCGCGCCCGGCTGCACCCCGCCCGGCGGGCCGGTGCGCTCTCCGCCGACGAGCACGGCCGGCTGCACACGGCGCTGCGCCGCACCCTGCGGTCGGCGGTCCGCGCGGGCCGCGTACCGCCGCGCAGCTCCTGGCTCACGGGACGCCGCGACGACCCCGGCGCGAGCTGCCCGCGCTGCGGTGCGGCCCTGTGCCGGATGCGCCTCGCGGGCCGCGGCACGGTGTGGTGCCCCGACTGCCAGCCCGCCCCGACCGCCGGGGGCGAGACCTGA